The Pseudodesulfovibrio alkaliphilus DNA segment ACCAGTAGCTCACGGGCGGGGCCTCGGTGCGCCCGTCGATGAGGGTGGGAATGTAGAGATAGCGGAAGCTCCGCGGGTCCACGAGGTTGAAGAGCGTGGTCTGGGTGCAGGAAAACAGCGTCAGGTCCGTGCCCTGCACGGCCCGGCTCAGTTTAACCCGGTAGGAATCCTTGCCCGTCTTGGGCTTGTCCACGGCCCAGACGGCCAGCCCGGTCTTGTCGTCAAAGCGCAGGGCCTCGATCACGGCCTTGTGATAGCTGACCTTTCTGTCCGCAAAGCCCGGAATGCGGAAACGGCCGGCGGTATCGACCATGCCGTAGTTGAGGGTCTGCCACTGGGAGGCGAGCACCACCATGTCCGTGCCGGGGCGGTCCGGGAATATCTCCCCCTTGCGCAGCAGGTTGGCCCGCCCCTCCAGGGTGACGAAGTGGCTGTTGGCGCGTTCGCCCGCATTGTCTATGGGCTGGTCGGCAAGGGCCCTGACCAGGGTACGCACCAGGGCCGCCTGCTTGCCTGCAAAAGCGAAATTCACTCGCTCGGGACGATCGTAGGGAGTGCCCCAGGCAGGCCGGGCGTCGTGGACCGTGGCCAGGGTCAGGCCGGGAAATCCCGCCAGGGCCATGGGTTCGCCGCCCAGCTCGGGCATGTCGGGCAGATAGCTCTGCCAGGCGCGTCGGCCGGGCCGCAGGGTGTCCTTGAACAGCGCGGCCACGTCCGGCCGATGCGGCGTAACATCCTTGACCGCCCGCTTCATGACCGTGTCCAGCGGACGGAAAAAGGCGGTGCGGTTGACCGAGGGCATCAGGTCGTGGAGCCACCCCTTGTCAAAGCCGCCCACGCCGTCGCCATGGCTGGAGAGGTACAGGGAGACATGGGCCGCGATGCTCCGCTCGCCGATGGCATCGCGCAGGGCGCGGGCCGAGCGGATGTCCTCAAGCTGGCCCGTTGCATCCTTGAGGATGGCGGCCTGATAGGCACGGGCCGGGGCCACGAATTCCGCCAGCACGAGGCGCTCCTCATCCCCCAGGGGGAAACTGGCCACAGTGGAGTGGACCCAGTTGAGCCGCTTGAGCATGATCCGCTGCGCCGCCAGATGCCTGATGCGGTCCTGCCGGGCCGCCTCGGCCATGGCCTCATGGCCTGGGCGCTCCCCCATGGCGTGGTCCCCGCCGCCTCGCGGTCCGGCTTCCATGCCCATGCGCTCCGCCTGGCTTTGCAGACGCAGGCGCATCAGCTCGTTGGTCAGATCGTCCTCGCGGTCGCGCACCACCGCCTTGATGGCCCGCTTGACCAGGGCACGGTCAGCGGCGTCCGCCATGGCCTGAGCATCAAACGGGTCGCCCATGTCCAGAATCTCGATGGTCCTGGCCGCTTCGCGCACCCGGATGTCGAGGTCGTCCCGCCGCTCCTTGAGCCGCGCCCCCTTGGTCACCAGGGCCCAGGTGAATTCGCGCATCCCGGCCTGGGCGCTCCCCTTGCCCGCCGTGGCGACCAGCATGACCGACCGCTTGGGCCGGGTGCCGCTCAATTCTGCGGCCACATCCATGAGAGTGGCGATGGACACGCCCTCATCCGCGCCCGGCCCGTCGCCCGCCGCCAGCGCCGTGGCGTCGTAAAACGCCTCAAGGATCAGGGTCTGACCCGCCAGATCCGGGTCGCTGCCGGGTACGAGGCAGTAGACGTTTTCAGCGCTGACGCCTCTCCAGGCAGCGCGGGAGGCGAGCTGGACCGTGGCAAGACGGCGCGGTCCGCCAGACGCCACATCCTGGCCGAAGAGGGTACGGGCCTGTTCGACGTCCATCCAGAAAAGGGGGAAATCCAGCGGAGTCAGCTCGAACTTGGAGTCGAAAAGGGAGCGGGGCGACGGACCGCCGTCGCTCGCCTCGCCGAGAAAGATCAGGCTCCGCGCCCCGAGCATGGCCGCGTTGCTCCAGTTCTTGCCCGAATCCATGTCCATGAGAACCACGGCCCCTTCCACATCCAGGCCGTTGAAGTCCTTGATCTCCCCCTGGCCCACATAGAGGAGCGGGCCGCGAAGCCCTGGCGGGGCCACGGCACCGGGCGACATGGCGTTGACGCGCAGCTGGCGCAAACCGGCCGAGCGGCCCGTGCCCATGACCCGCAGCTCGGCCCCGCCCGCCGCCACCACCGGGACGCGGAAGGTCTGCCGCCCGGTGAGCGCACCCGGAAAGAGCCGGGAAAACTCCGCCTCCACCATCGCGGCCGCACGGGCCGCGCCGGGCGTACCGGGCGAACGGTCGCCCAGCTCGGCCAGCCGCCTGACAAAGTCTCCGTGAAGGCCGCCAGGCATACCCGAAGCGGCCAGGGCGGCCGGGGCCAGCAGCACGAGGCTGGCAAGGGCGAGCAGCCAGCGCCGGATCATGCCCGCCCCCCCTCCCCGGCGGCTTCGCGCTCCCCGTTCCGAACGCGCTCCTTGCCGCCGATGCCGCCCACGGTGATCTTGAGTTCCTCGCGCCGTTCAATACGGTCCACCACGCCGTCGCGCACCCAGACCACCCTGTCGGACACGTTGAGCATCTTGTAGTCATGGGTGGCGGAGATGATGGTCACTCCGCGCTCCTGGGAGAGCATCCGCAACAAATCGATGATCTCCTCGCCCGTGGTCAGGTCGAGGTTGCCCGTGGGCTCGTCGGCCAGGATGATGGCCGGATCGTTGGCCAGGGATCTTGCCACGGCCACGCGCTGCTGCTGCCCGCCGGAAAGCTCCAGCGGCTTGTGCTGAAAACGCTCGCCAAGCCCCACCAGCCTGAGCAGCTCGATGCCCTTGTCCTGCGCGTCGTCCGCGTTCATGCCGGCAAAGGTCATGGGCAGGGTCACGTTCTCCAGGGCGGACATGACCGGGATCAGGTTGAAGGTCTGAAAGATGTAGCCGATCTTGCGGTTGCGCAACCAGGCCAGCTCGTAGGCGTCGAGCTGGGAGATGTCCACCTCGTCGATGAAGACCTTGCCGTCGCTGGGTTTGTCCAGACCGCCGATCATGTTGAAGAGAGTCGATTTGCCCGAACCTGACGGCCCCATGATGGAAATGTACTCGCCCGCGAATATTTCGAGATCCACGCCCTTGAGAGCCCTGACCTCCACCTTGCCCATGGTGAAGCTCTTGGTCACGCCCACGACCCGGACGATGGTGCGCCTCTCTTCGGTCATTGCGAAATCCCCTTGCGCTGCGATGCGGTCAGGGCGCGAGCCGTCAGGCCCCGCGCAGGACCGCCAGCTAGTGTTCGGCCCTGATGGCCTTGATGGGCTCCATATGGGCGGCCATCAGGGCCGGATAAAGCACCCCGAGCAGACTGAGCAGACACCCGGCCAGGGTGGACAGCCCCACGGAACCGAGAACGCCAAGCCAGGAAACATCGGTCCAGGCTACCAGCCCGAAACGGACCGCCCCGGCGAGCAGCGAGAACAGGCTGCCCAGCAGGGCCCCGGCCAAAGATCCGGCCAACCCCTGCATGGCCGCCTCAAGCAGGAAGAGGCGCAGAATCATGGAGTCGAGCGCCCCCAGGCACTTCATCACCCCTATCTCGGAAAACCGCTCGGTCACGGACATGAGCTGGGCGTTGACGATGCCCACGGTGCAGACCAAGAGCGAGAGGAAGACGATCCACCGCTCCTTGGCCGCCATGCTCACTCCGCCGCCCTCCATGTCCACGTCGTAACCGGCCGCCGACAGTGCCGCAGCCGCGTCGCTGCCGCCGTGGGCGAGCAGCCCGGAGGCCACGTCCAGATTGACCAGCACAAAGGCCAGGAACGACACGGCCAAAACCAGGCTCGACACCGTGATCATGGACCGGAAAAACCGCACCCGCAGACTCTGAAAACTGATTTGGAGCGACTTGGCAAAAGAAAGGGTGATCAGCCGATCGATGCGCCCCTTTGGCCTGTCCATGACCGATCCGCCGGGGCCGGGCCGGGCGCTCGCAGGAACGCGGTGCGAAGTGGGCGACTTACTTTCCATATTATCAAACGGTATGCAGATGCGTCTTCCATGACAAGCCCAAAGAACACCGCACCCCTGTTTTTTCCGCGATTGTCACGATGGACCGGGCCTGTCCAGCCTGATGGCCGCGAGCCTGGACGCAGCCACGGCCGACAGGCATCGGTCGAGAAAAATGAAGGCCGCATCGTTCATGCGCTGGTGGTGGAGCATGAACCCCGCTCGCCCCGAGGCCAGGGCAGCGCCGACCTCACGGAGCAGAGCCTCCAGCCCCTCGGCCGGATCGGGCTCGCGCCGGGTGTGCAGGTCCACGTTGACCGCGATGTCGGGCAAGCCCTCGGGCGTGGGCACCGTGCGCTGCGCTCCGGCCCAGCGCGACACGGCCACATACCCGGCCTCATGCAGCAGTCCCGCCGTCTGGGCGTCGAAACGATTCCACGGCGGGGTGAAGACCGGGCTGAACCACGCCCCCATAATCGCTTCGAGCCGAGTGCGCCCACGGGCCAGATCGGCCCGCTTGGCCTCAAGGGTCCGCCCGTCGCCGAACTCGCCCTTGCGCCCGGTGCGCTGATGGTTGACGTGACGCCAGCCGTGCTGGTGCCAGCACCACTGTTCCCCATCCCCAGCCCATCGGCGCAGCACCTTCCAGCGGGCCGGGGTCAGCCAGGCCGGGGTCACGGCCAGGTGCAGGGGCACCCCGTGACGGGAGAACGTCTTAAGCATCCGGGCGCACGCCTCGCCCGGAGCGGCCACGTCGTCGGCGCGAAAAAAGACCTCAACGCCCGGCCCGGCCTGGGCAAAGAGCGCGTCCAGACGGCGCAACCCTTCCTCCAGCAGGGATTGGGGGGCACACCAGAGCGCGGAAACAGCGGTCTTGACGATCATGCAGGCCGGAACCTAACACACTCGCCGCCCGGATGGCAAAAAGGAAACAGCCGACACACCCCGGTATCCGGCGCGGTCCTCGGATCGTACGCGCCTTGACATCGGCGCGGATTCCATCAAGGATTTTCATCCGGCGGACGAAACCGCCGCAACCCCGAACCCATGGAGCCATTGATGAGCATCTTCGGCGAGAGCGTCCCCTTCCACAAGATGCAGGGATGCGGCAACGATTTCGTGGTCATAGACAACCGCAGCGTCCATGTGCCTGAGGCGGCCATGGCCGACTGGGCCAGAAAGATCTGCGCCCGCGCCTTTGGCGTCGGGGCCGACGGGATATTCTTCCTCGACGACGCCCAAGACCCCGCCCAGGACTACCGCTGGCACTTCTTCAACTCCGACGGCTCCCGGGCCGAGATGTGCGGCAACGCCTCGCGCTGCGCGGGCAAACTGGCCCACGCCCTGGGACTGGCCCCTGCCGAACACGTCTTCGGCACCGACGCCGGCCCCATCCGGGCCAAGGTGCTTCTGGACGGCCCCGACGCCGGACGCGTCAGGGTGCGGCTCACTCCGCCCAAAGGCATTGAGACCGGCATCTCCCTCAATGTGGACGCAGCCCCCATGACCGTACATTTCGCCGACACCGGCGTACCCCACGCCGTGGTCCTGGTGGACGACGTGGCCTCGGTCAACGTCAGGGAACTCGGCAGAAAGCTGCGTTTCCACGAGCGCTTCGCCCCTGCCGGAACCAACGTCAACTTCGCCCAGATCAAGGACCGCTCCACCCTGCTCCTGCGCACCTACGAGCGCGGCGTGGAAGACGAAACCTACGCCTGCGGCACCGGAGCCTGCGCCACTCAACTGGTGGCCCACACCCTGGGCCTGACCGACGCCCGCGCCGATCTGACCACCACTGGCGGCGAAGTCCTGACCGTCATCCTCGATGACGGCGAAATCCACCTCCAAGGCGCGGCAGAACTCACCTTCAAGGGCGAGCTGTACCTCAAGCCCCTCGGCCTGAAGCGATAGAAACGCCTCCCGAAGCGCCCCGAGGATGACGGGCGCGAAGCGAGAGCCTCCTGAAAACCCCGCCATGTTGCAAACACACGGCGGGGTCTGATTGTTCGAATGAGCCTTGTTCCCTTTTCCCTGGGCGGGCGGGGCGTTTGTTTCTTTGCCCCGTCTATCGGCCGGGGCAGGGGACGTGGTGGGAGAGGTAGATGTTCCCCAACTCGCGGATGAGTTGTTTGTTGTCAAAGACCTGGTGCACGGTCTGACGGGCGGCCGGGATGAGCCTGTCGCGAGTGGGTTGGTCGGTGAGCAGGCGGAGGATGATCCCGGCCAGGGCGGCCGGGTCGTCGGGGGGGCAAAGCAGGCCGGTCTGGTCGTGGGCCACGAGTTCTGGCAGGCCAGAAACATTGGTGGCGGCCACGGGAACGCCAGTGGCCATGGCCTCGGCCACCACGTTGGGGATGCCGTCGCGGTCGCCGTCGCTGGCCTTGCGGCAGCCCAAGGTGAAGCAGTCGGCCTCGTGCAGCAGTCGGATGACCTCGTCGTGGGTCACGGTGCCGGGCATGGAGACCATGTCATCAAGGCCGAGTTCGCGGATGAGCTCGCGAATGGCGCGTTTGTCCGCGCTCTTGCCGTCGCCCACCAGGGTGTAGCGCAGCGAAATGCCCTGGTCCCGCAGCCGGGCCAGGGCGCGCAGGATGGTGTCTATGCCCTTCTTGGGAACGAACCGGGCCACGGTCAGAACGTGGTAGGGCGGCGTGGTCATGGCAGGCCGACCGTTGGGGGAGAAAAGGTCGAGATTGATGCCGTGATAGACGCAGTGGATGGGCGTTTGATCGTTGCAGACCGAGTTGAGATAGGTCTCGTTGTAGCGGGTG contains these protein-coding regions:
- a CDS encoding ABC transporter ATP-binding protein, producing the protein MTEERRTIVRVVGVTKSFTMGKVEVRALKGVDLEIFAGEYISIMGPSGSGKSTLFNMIGGLDKPSDGKVFIDEVDISQLDAYELAWLRNRKIGYIFQTFNLIPVMSALENVTLPMTFAGMNADDAQDKGIELLRLVGLGERFQHKPLELSGGQQQRVAVARSLANDPAIILADEPTGNLDLTTGEEIIDLLRMLSQERGVTIISATHDYKMLNVSDRVVWVRDGVVDRIERREELKITVGGIGGKERVRNGEREAAGEGGRA
- a CDS encoding ABC transporter permease, which translates into the protein MDRPKGRIDRLITLSFAKSLQISFQSLRVRFFRSMITVSSLVLAVSFLAFVLVNLDVASGLLAHGGSDAAAALSAAGYDVDMEGGGVSMAAKERWIVFLSLLVCTVGIVNAQLMSVTERFSEIGVMKCLGALDSMILRLFLLEAAMQGLAGSLAGALLGSLFSLLAGAVRFGLVAWTDVSWLGVLGSVGLSTLAGCLLSLLGVLYPALMAAHMEPIKAIRAEH
- a CDS encoding polysaccharide deacetylase family protein yields the protein MIVKTAVSALWCAPQSLLEEGLRRLDALFAQAGPGVEVFFRADDVAAPGEACARMLKTFSRHGVPLHLAVTPAWLTPARWKVLRRWAGDGEQWCWHQHGWRHVNHQRTGRKGEFGDGRTLEAKRADLARGRTRLEAIMGAWFSPVFTPPWNRFDAQTAGLLHEAGYVAVSRWAGAQRTVPTPEGLPDIAVNVDLHTRREPDPAEGLEALLREVGAALASGRAGFMLHHQRMNDAAFIFLDRCLSAVAASRLAAIRLDRPGPS
- the dapF gene encoding diaminopimelate epimerase — translated: MSIFGESVPFHKMQGCGNDFVVIDNRSVHVPEAAMADWARKICARAFGVGADGIFFLDDAQDPAQDYRWHFFNSDGSRAEMCGNASRCAGKLAHALGLAPAEHVFGTDAGPIRAKVLLDGPDAGRVRVRLTPPKGIETGISLNVDAAPMTVHFADTGVPHAVVLVDDVASVNVRELGRKLRFHERFAPAGTNVNFAQIKDRSTLLLRTYERGVEDETYACGTGACATQLVAHTLGLTDARADLTTTGGEVLTVILDDGEIHLQGAAELTFKGELYLKPLGLKR
- a CDS encoding glycosyltransferase family 4 protein: MVLKGYPRISETFISNEIRLLEAMGFRIHIYSMRAPRENFSHASIKEIKARVTYLPESLLLGLPALLWHNLRLFLRLPRRYLGCLKLMASRFRLAPKKHTWVKHMLQAGYLVQKSVMDHGVDLGHLHGHFAHTPTTVTMYAAFLAGLPFSFTAHAKDIYTQDPRRFTDKVARAEFVVTCTRYNETYLNSVCNDQTPIHCVYHGINLDLFSPNGRPAMTTPPYHVLTVARFVPKKGIDTILRALARLRDQGISLRYTLVGDGKSADKRAIRELIRELGLDDMVSMPGTVTHDEVIRLLHEADCFTLGCRKASDGDRDGIPNVVAEAMATGVPVAATNVSGLPELVAHDQTGLLCPPDDPAALAGIILRLLTDQPTRDRLIPAARQTVHQVFDNKQLIRELGNIYLSHHVPCPGR